Proteins from one Calditrichota bacterium genomic window:
- a CDS encoding serine/threonine-protein kinase, producing MTSETILHYKILKKIGAGAMGVVYQARDLKLNRLVVLKFLPPELTYNSEAIDRFINEAQTASALDHANICTIYEVNETDDGQMFICMANYEGQTLNDKIKNGPIESVEAMEIVLQIAAGLRRAHEEGIIHRDIKPGNIIITNRGEVKIIDFGIAVLAGQDRLTKAGSSLGTVAYMSPEQVQGKGIDNRSDIWSLGVVLYEILTGKLPYSGENEVAIIYSIVNTEFETISASDTDLSLSLQNIITKALAKNSDERYPSIEEMQSDLQALKKGKSISASYLESSQHVKQLKPLYLLAAIVTLSAVGLMWFFLGQTNDREYSPSQIKTVTSFSGNEAHPTFSPDGNQIAFAWNGKGEDNYDIYVKLIGMESISRLTTDPKADFRPSWSPGGSRIAFQRQDSREKASIYIMPSIGGQGRKVAEIYTPNYGYQNRYNKIAWHPNEEWLVISDKKSVEEPLGLFLLSIETGEKTRLTFPDSISSAGGDLCASFSKDGNYIVFNRMTSWLKSNLYALELNSDLKPINKPTLITSPDWYIDGTGFTHDGAEIIYSSNNLWRIARSDPSNPTQILTGNKIADIAISVQGNRLVYRQDQNEVNIWRMSLKETSIIDQPAERLISSTGIDGEPVYSPDGQKIAFLSNRSGIQEIWICDNDGSNLFQLTSLEKLFTNGPSWSPDGKFIVFDTVFERKQDLYIINVEGGIPRRLTTHPDIDWLAAWSRDGKWIYFTSQRSGEGQLWKIKPDGKGLKQLTRNGGLAPVESADGQHIYYAKDRSYPTSIWKVSVNGENEQQVVEQFKGWRKFFPVENGIYFVLFRDIKFFNFDTGKTNIISSLDRDEDYGITVSPDRSYLLYGLRDRKGSDLFLVENFN from the coding sequence ATGACTAGCGAGACAATTCTTCACTATAAAATTCTTAAAAAAATTGGTGCCGGAGCCATGGGTGTGGTTTACCAGGCTAGGGATCTGAAACTAAATCGCCTGGTAGTTTTAAAATTCCTGCCGCCGGAGCTAACATATAATTCAGAAGCAATTGATCGCTTTATTAATGAAGCCCAAACTGCTTCAGCCTTGGATCACGCAAATATTTGTACTATTTATGAGGTAAATGAAACAGATGACGGGCAAATGTTTATCTGTATGGCCAACTATGAAGGACAAACCTTAAATGATAAGATCAAGAATGGGCCAATTGAGTCTGTAGAAGCAATGGAAATAGTCTTGCAAATAGCAGCCGGTTTGCGAAGAGCTCATGAAGAAGGGATCATTCACCGGGATATTAAACCGGGCAATATTATTATAACAAATCGCGGGGAAGTAAAAATTATTGATTTTGGCATTGCTGTGCTCGCAGGTCAAGATCGATTGACAAAAGCGGGTAGCTCTTTGGGAACCGTTGCATATATGTCTCCTGAGCAGGTTCAGGGTAAAGGTATTGATAACCGCAGCGACATATGGTCCTTGGGTGTTGTTTTGTATGAAATCCTAACCGGTAAGCTGCCTTATTCTGGTGAGAATGAAGTGGCTATAATTTATTCAATTGTTAATACGGAATTTGAAACGATCTCCGCATCAGATACTGATTTATCGCTTTCATTACAAAATATAATCACAAAAGCCTTGGCAAAAAACAGTGATGAGCGATATCCAAGTATTGAAGAGATGCAGTCTGATTTGCAGGCTTTGAAAAAAGGAAAAAGTATATCTGCCTCCTATTTAGAATCGAGTCAACATGTCAAGCAACTTAAGCCATTGTACCTTTTAGCAGCAATTGTAACTTTGTCTGCTGTTGGGTTGATGTGGTTTTTTCTGGGTCAAACTAATGATAGGGAATATTCACCTTCCCAAATTAAAACAGTTACCAGTTTTAGTGGCAATGAGGCTCATCCAACATTTTCTCCCGATGGTAACCAGATAGCTTTTGCATGGAATGGAAAAGGTGAGGATAATTATGATATTTATGTTAAGCTAATCGGAATGGAATCTATTTCAAGACTTACAACAGATCCAAAAGCAGATTTTCGGCCATCATGGTCACCAGGTGGTTCAAGGATCGCTTTCCAAAGACAAGATTCAAGAGAGAAGGCATCGATATATATTATGCCGTCTATTGGTGGTCAAGGGCGAAAAGTTGCTGAAATATATACTCCTAATTATGGTTATCAAAACAGATACAATAAAATTGCCTGGCACCCTAATGAAGAATGGTTAGTAATTAGTGACAAGAAATCGGTTGAAGAACCTTTGGGCTTGTTTCTTCTATCGATAGAGACGGGTGAAAAAACGCGCTTAACTTTTCCAGATAGCATTTCATCAGCTGGAGGTGACCTCTGCGCTTCCTTTTCTAAGGATGGTAATTACATAGTATTTAACAGAATGACATCATGGTTAAAAAGTAATCTATATGCGCTTGAATTAAATTCTGATTTAAAACCAATCAATAAACCAACACTGATAACTTCTCCTGATTGGTATATTGATGGCACAGGATTTACACATGATGGTGCGGAAATCATATATAGCAGCAACAATCTGTGGCGGATTGCCAGATCCGATCCTTCAAACCCAACACAAATATTGACTGGAAATAAAATTGCAGACATTGCCATTTCAGTGCAGGGCAATCGCCTTGTTTACAGGCAGGATCAAAATGAAGTAAATATCTGGCGTATGTCATTAAAGGAGACTTCAATTATAGATCAGCCAGCTGAAAGATTAATTTCTTCAACCGGCATCGATGGAGAGCCTGTTTATTCTCCCGATGGCCAAAAGATAGCATTTTTGTCCAATCGTTCCGGAATACAGGAGATTTGGATTTGTGACAATGATGGATCAAATCTTTTTCAATTGACTTCTCTGGAAAAGCTATTCACAAATGGACCTTCCTGGTCGCCCGATGGTAAATTTATAGTATTTGATACGGTATTTGAAAGAAAACAAGATCTTTATATTATAAATGTTGAAGGTGGAATTCCCAGGCGACTAACAACTCATCCGGATATTGATTGGCTTGCCGCTTGGTCCAGGGATGGCAAATGGATTTATTTTACGTCACAGCGTTCGGGCGAAGGTCAGTTGTGGAAAATTAAACCGGATGGTAAAGGTCTAAAGCAATTGACCCGAAATGGCGGTTTAGCACCCGTGGAATCAGCGGATGGCCAACATATCTACTATGCAAAAGACCGTTCATATCCAACAAGTATATGGAAAGTTTCTGTAAATGGAGAGAATGAGCAGCAAGTAGTTGAGCAGTTCAAAGGTTGGCGGAAGTTTTTCCCGGTAGAAAACGGAATCTATTTTGTTCTTTTTAGAGATATAAAGTTTTTCAATTTTGATACTGGAAAAACTAATATCATTTCTAGTTTAGATAGAGATGAAGATTATGGAATTACAGTTTCACCGGATCGCAGTTACCTGCTTTATGGTCTGAGAGATCGTAAGGGAAGTGATTTATTCCTGGTTGAGAATTTCAATTAA
- a CDS encoding histidine kinase, with amino-acid sequence MITYLKSPKQISIITFHILFWIIHFGYRLYLLGYFYTFDNTEFFAQLILLPIRIFITYFTIYFVLRRYLIHKKFIGAIVWFLVSLVGILLVRRLIIFEVISSFAPHLNHNLLEFWDLKHIIHYIVYIYPVVAVAVIIFIVQEWFKKEKLQLEIQKERLEAELKYLKHQINPHFLFNTINNIYSLVLEKSKKAPDAILKLSDMLNYLLYESNFDKIPLNKEIQNLNDYIELEQFRYADKLEVVFNYKIKTNENTIPPLILLPFVENAFKHGAGESLKNSWIHINLKEENHHLTFKVENSIDENVSPQNNEQDGIGLNNVKKRLELLFPDKHELKILKSSESFIITLQLDISDD; translated from the coding sequence ATGATTACGTATCTAAAAAGTCCTAAACAAATAAGTATAATTACTTTTCATATTTTATTCTGGATTATTCATTTTGGGTATAGATTATATTTATTAGGATATTTTTATACATTTGATAATACAGAATTTTTTGCACAGCTGATATTATTACCAATTCGCATTTTTATTACATATTTCACTATTTATTTTGTACTGCGTAGATATTTAATTCATAAGAAATTCATAGGTGCTATTGTATGGTTTCTAGTCTCTTTAGTTGGAATTCTATTAGTCCGCAGGTTGATAATATTTGAAGTTATCTCATCTTTTGCCCCACATTTAAACCACAATCTATTAGAGTTTTGGGACCTCAAGCATATTATTCATTATATTGTTTATATCTATCCTGTTGTAGCTGTTGCAGTAATTATATTTATTGTTCAAGAATGGTTTAAAAAAGAAAAGCTTCAATTAGAAATTCAAAAAGAGCGGCTGGAAGCAGAGTTGAAGTACCTGAAACACCAAATAAATCCACACTTCTTGTTTAACACAATCAACAACATTTATTCACTTGTTCTTGAAAAATCTAAAAAAGCTCCTGATGCTATCCTGAAACTTTCTGACATGTTAAACTATTTGCTGTATGAAAGTAATTTTGATAAGATTCCTTTAAATAAAGAGATTCAAAACTTAAATGATTATATAGAGCTAGAACAATTTAGATATGCTGACAAACTGGAAGTAGTATTTAACTATAAAATCAAAACTAATGAGAATACCATACCGCCATTAATCCTATTGCCATTTGTAGAGAATGCTTTTAAACACGGAGCGGGAGAATCACTTAAAAACAGTTGGATCCATATTAATCTAAAAGAAGAAAACCATCATCTTACTTTTAAAGTGGAAAATAGCATAGACGAAAATGTTTCACCACAAAATAATGAACAAGATGGTATTGGCTTAAACAATGTAAAAAAGAGGTTAGAGTTATTGTTTCCTGATAAACATGAATTAAAAATTCTAAAAAGTTCAGAATCATTTATAATAACTTTACAATTGGATATAAGTGATGACTAA
- a CDS encoding aminotransferase class I/II-fold pyridoxal phosphate-dependent enzyme, with translation MDNSNSLGPLKLHSIKTAKVSEISETTAAANIPDGEKINFHIGNPLQDEHLVDLYFSLCTGFPKSVLDGELPETKTPDEINKLSFIYESIKNAVPYLPRGGYSSSNPPAIIKKMQHWLQNQEEPLLYSFGEKSSRECILSTGGKYEFLRILFSVLDRYSASLPFGLITYDFELPDHLKKIDSIKPLLDLTKKINKITVEKILESNSGNPFLVLIGKQPDENERRVLRKSLEDKAALFVELFDAPNHKSLSRESGLKNSVLRFISPTVFGAQFSDNATQFVLGNAAILKRIEAVHFELKGTPSSTERDLTEYLIKLGNKPEEDQKAPSLRPLEDNIFEKRFSNDKAVHYNKFENRIASFSNRLEKYSSTLLKKSQKPLARYKKRYESNLSNDEYEFQSAVELFTRLNSNNLPGLEDAFLGQFVKHNPQYDIQNCCAISGSSRTALSILGHHCSIKEIITFDWSWSYENGFQKVITVPLFINGKLNTSGLIKKVGQKLKQDPHWKNCGAVIINNPHNASGEILDEHDLSKLLIELLDQNICVIDDLCYKDVAPSKKEIKVKTLKEIALEVAQKGHLSSKKIDNLITTHALSKTDCFAGARLTVVEISVPHLNETFLKIGNYIQPNKMALFLAYLFYRNNHQSLKQFWALRNSIFADRANGIKQAFTEFPADRNPFQVSVKLPSGSMYPHLVIKKFPKGVSTDNIGLKLAKRGIGLIPLTTFSKTADGFAEARNSFRMSLGGKDDAETLKNKSRHLVIEMNRLLNDESRDYQLLKHAAFKQENVSPVFEEATVNWDSLINEIKITALAGFKKIAENLDSADQEKEFYNTFLPWRLSILNRRFSDLKSLYSRLLNKIKVQDDEILARQIKAELYKDDLENRENQFKKRLFDRTVHPTQMYSLKVDLLINDVLESLFFDQGKITVIAKTIADEIISEFFGVNIPINSEQEAYELIFDLKTMINNELYSESKNTMLSFWGDWDGSTRPSGQGHRLVASVVLENVKQMARLLETLQKHDPAISINSDLAAKLKKLQKGINTFWELLNKITRLTNQLEKKYKGLLPTDVKGGRFRNIAVKMKLRRDPLSVLFSHNSRLEKKMLHLRQQRKNSLEFYFELNKTLRKELHLLVPQIIQHKTDPKIALLAASYRNLLTRFVLTPRIHQKTITSKDPFTIENTVHNLLEINEIGDRFGNPAIIMALQISMSSRAKALIELNRLIAGKAELINRENPDRTIKGFWLIPLFEEESILNNLQEYLDDIWSYAEQSRFIKQPVSDRFQEILCEIFVAGSDLSQQIGQAKSWDLFKGTKFLFYKWLAQKGIIGKMRIKLGCGEPMQRQGGYFNDFSGKAVLFKNNNSKKISNHLLKPAAQKSLQFATSPLKGLHSGGELRTVQSNAAEHIFRFTNFEDRSQLFYHISMQQKLTENDLIRVGKLFQKTRLNLKEKGINELQRINRISNNKVLSEFLKINKESFRQILYGKDEDVVGIHAITYFISQMVPTLRDRPTVRPSRETSQLAGQKIVERIAQTLPLSHHGSLLRAIGHNRAQSMIIGVNQLSTGLFRSLKLISDQYGISGVKSILSDLPVMEILNGLRMYQQDGDKYIKQLAPAFKTGNSALHAIDEDFEYIREFIPLFQKELVARQGLVASDFFEKNVFKTDLLPLLRPDIAVLLQDNLFNTKIDTLVSSISTDIPKEWLTEMIQLLELPQQIQEWRSKIWELIGKNIFHQVSSFVDLAGALTTLASNISKTELPANLGQSRSNRLINQVNTLLRGAADDSMRQFLYSVVEYVSRLPQNSVQLPIDTMRVLHDIERIIKIDEQLLSQKEQSKLRFYILQMARLAGENG, from the coding sequence ATGGACAATTCAAATAGCCTGGGCCCTTTAAAACTTCATTCGATTAAAACTGCCAAAGTTTCGGAAATAAGTGAAACTACTGCGGCAGCAAATATCCCCGATGGAGAAAAAATTAACTTTCACATCGGTAACCCTTTGCAGGATGAGCATCTTGTCGATTTATATTTTTCATTATGCACGGGTTTTCCAAAATCCGTTTTAGATGGAGAACTCCCTGAAACTAAAACACCTGATGAAATAAATAAATTATCTTTTATTTACGAAAGCATAAAAAATGCTGTCCCCTATTTACCGCGTGGTGGTTATTCCTCATCAAATCCGCCTGCGATAATCAAAAAAATGCAACATTGGTTGCAGAACCAGGAAGAGCCACTACTTTATTCTTTTGGCGAAAAATCTTCAAGAGAGTGCATTCTATCCACCGGCGGTAAGTATGAATTTTTACGCATCCTTTTTTCTGTCTTGGATCGTTATTCTGCTTCTCTACCCTTCGGTTTAATAACTTATGATTTTGAACTACCCGATCATTTGAAAAAAATTGATTCCATAAAACCTTTGCTTGACCTTACCAAAAAAATTAACAAAATAACGGTAGAAAAAATCCTTGAAAGTAATAGCGGTAATCCATTTCTTGTGCTTATAGGAAAGCAGCCCGATGAAAATGAACGTAGAGTTTTGCGTAAATCCCTGGAAGATAAAGCTGCCCTTTTTGTGGAACTCTTTGACGCACCAAATCACAAATCGCTATCCCGGGAATCTGGTTTAAAAAACTCTGTTTTACGGTTTATATCACCAACGGTTTTTGGAGCGCAGTTTTCAGATAATGCAACCCAATTTGTTTTAGGAAACGCTGCTATTTTAAAGCGGATAGAAGCCGTGCATTTTGAACTAAAAGGAACTCCTTCTTCCACAGAAAGAGATCTCACTGAATACTTAATCAAATTGGGGAATAAGCCGGAAGAGGATCAGAAAGCGCCATCATTAAGGCCACTAGAAGATAATATTTTTGAAAAACGTTTTTCTAATGACAAAGCTGTCCATTACAATAAATTTGAAAACAGGATTGCTTCTTTTTCCAACCGTTTGGAAAAATACTCTTCAACACTTTTAAAAAAATCACAGAAACCGTTGGCAAGATATAAAAAACGCTATGAATCTAATTTGTCGAATGATGAGTATGAGTTTCAAAGTGCCGTTGAGCTTTTTACCAGGTTAAATTCTAACAATTTGCCCGGACTTGAGGATGCTTTTCTTGGCCAGTTTGTAAAACATAATCCCCAATACGACATTCAAAACTGTTGTGCCATCAGTGGATCCTCACGAACAGCCTTAAGTATTTTAGGACATCATTGCAGCATAAAAGAAATAATAACTTTTGATTGGAGCTGGTCCTACGAAAACGGTTTTCAAAAAGTTATAACTGTACCACTTTTTATTAATGGAAAACTCAATACATCGGGTTTGATAAAAAAAGTTGGCCAAAAGCTTAAACAAGATCCACATTGGAAAAATTGCGGTGCCGTGATTATAAATAATCCGCATAATGCCAGCGGTGAAATTCTTGATGAGCATGATTTAAGTAAGCTGCTGATTGAGCTGCTTGATCAAAATATTTGTGTAATCGATGATTTATGCTACAAAGATGTTGCACCTTCAAAAAAAGAAATAAAAGTAAAAACCTTAAAAGAGATTGCGCTCGAAGTGGCACAAAAGGGTCATCTTTCCAGCAAAAAAATTGACAACCTAATTACAACCCATGCTCTGTCAAAGACAGATTGTTTTGCTGGTGCCCGATTAACAGTGGTTGAAATTTCAGTTCCTCATTTAAACGAAACTTTTTTAAAGATCGGAAATTACATTCAGCCAAATAAAATGGCGCTTTTTTTAGCTTATTTATTTTATAGAAACAATCATCAATCCTTGAAACAATTTTGGGCTTTGCGCAACTCAATTTTTGCGGACCGTGCCAATGGAATAAAGCAGGCTTTTACAGAATTCCCTGCTGATAGAAATCCTTTCCAGGTTTCCGTTAAGCTTCCATCCGGAAGTATGTACCCGCACCTGGTAATTAAAAAGTTTCCCAAAGGAGTGTCTACAGATAATATCGGCTTAAAACTTGCCAAACGTGGGATTGGCTTGATTCCGCTGACAACATTTTCTAAAACTGCTGATGGTTTTGCAGAAGCCAGAAATTCTTTTCGCATGTCCCTTGGCGGTAAAGATGATGCTGAAACACTTAAAAATAAAAGCCGACACCTTGTTATTGAAATGAACAGGCTTTTAAATGATGAATCGCGCGATTATCAGCTTTTAAAACACGCCGCTTTTAAGCAAGAAAATGTTTCTCCGGTTTTTGAAGAAGCAACGGTAAACTGGGATTCCCTGATAAACGAAATTAAGATTACTGCGCTGGCAGGATTTAAAAAAATAGCTGAAAATCTGGATTCTGCTGATCAGGAGAAAGAGTTTTACAATACATTTTTACCCTGGCGTTTATCAATTTTAAACAGACGTTTTTCTGATCTTAAATCTTTATACTCCAGATTATTGAACAAAATAAAAGTACAGGATGATGAAATCCTTGCCAGGCAGATAAAAGCTGAATTATATAAAGATGACCTGGAAAACCGGGAAAATCAGTTCAAAAAAAGATTGTTTGACAGAACTGTACATCCTACACAAATGTATTCTTTAAAAGTTGATCTTTTAATTAATGATGTCTTAGAATCTCTATTTTTTGATCAAGGTAAAATAACGGTTATTGCAAAAACAATTGCTGATGAAATTATTTCCGAATTTTTCGGAGTCAATATTCCAATTAATTCAGAGCAAGAAGCATATGAGCTGATTTTTGATTTAAAAACCATGATTAATAATGAGCTTTATTCAGAATCAAAAAATACAATGCTTTCTTTTTGGGGTGATTGGGATGGAAGCACGCGTCCATCAGGTCAAGGACACAGACTTGTTGCCTCGGTTGTCCTGGAAAATGTTAAACAGATGGCCCGTTTACTAGAAACACTTCAAAAACACGATCCTGCAATTTCAATTAATTCAGACCTTGCTGCCAAGCTTAAAAAGCTCCAAAAAGGGATTAATACTTTTTGGGAACTGTTAAACAAAATTACACGTCTGACAAATCAGCTAGAGAAAAAGTATAAAGGATTATTGCCTACAGATGTTAAGGGTGGCCGTTTTCGCAATATTGCTGTAAAAATGAAGTTGAGGCGTGACCCGCTTTCGGTTTTATTTTCACACAACAGCCGTTTAGAAAAAAAAATGTTACATCTTAGGCAGCAGCGGAAAAACTCTCTGGAGTTTTATTTTGAACTTAATAAAACCTTACGGAAAGAACTGCATTTACTGGTTCCCCAAATAATACAACATAAAACTGATCCAAAAATTGCTTTACTTGCAGCCTCATACAGAAATCTGCTAACCCGTTTTGTGCTTACCCCACGTATTCATCAAAAAACTATAACGTCAAAAGATCCGTTTACAATTGAAAACACAGTTCACAACTTATTGGAAATAAATGAGATTGGTGACCGCTTTGGAAATCCGGCAATAATTATGGCCCTGCAAATAAGTATGTCTTCCAGAGCTAAAGCGCTTATTGAGTTAAACCGTTTGATAGCCGGTAAAGCTGAATTGATTAACCGGGAAAATCCCGACAGGACGATCAAAGGCTTTTGGCTCATTCCGCTGTTTGAAGAAGAGAGTATATTAAACAACCTGCAAGAATACCTTGATGATATCTGGTCTTACGCTGAGCAAAGCCGGTTTATTAAACAGCCTGTTAGCGACCGTTTTCAGGAAATTTTGTGTGAGATTTTTGTTGCCGGATCTGACCTAAGCCAACAGATTGGTCAGGCTAAAAGTTGGGATCTGTTCAAAGGAACTAAGTTTCTTTTTTATAAATGGTTAGCGCAAAAAGGTATAATCGGCAAAATGCGTATTAAGCTTGGATGTGGTGAACCTATGCAAAGACAAGGTGGATATTTTAATGATTTTTCCGGGAAAGCCGTCTTGTTTAAAAACAATAATTCAAAAAAGATTTCGAACCATTTGTTAAAACCCGCCGCCCAGAAAAGTTTACAATTTGCAACCAGCCCGCTTAAAGGGCTTCATTCCGGTGGAGAACTGCGGACGGTTCAAAGCAATGCAGCCGAACATATTTTCCGTTTTACAAATTTTGAAGACCGCTCTCAACTTTTTTACCATATTTCGATGCAACAAAAACTCACTGAAAATGATTTGATACGTGTTGGAAAATTATTTCAAAAAACCCGCTTAAACCTGAAAGAAAAAGGCATAAATGAACTTCAAAGGATTAACCGGATTTCAAACAACAAAGTTCTAAGCGAATTTTTAAAAATAAACAAGGAAAGCTTTAGACAAATCCTTTATGGCAAAGATGAGGATGTTGTTGGAATTCATGCTATCACCTATTTTATTTCACAGATGGTGCCAACTCTTCGAGACAGGCCAACGGTCAGACCATCTCGTGAAACGTCACAGCTTGCGGGGCAAAAAATTGTTGAACGAATTGCACAAACCCTGCCGCTTTCACACCATGGAAGTTTACTGAGGGCAATCGGACATAATCGTGCCCAATCAATGATTATTGGAGTGAACCAATTAAGTACCGGGCTTTTCAGAAGTTTAAAACTAATCTCTGATCAGTATGGAATTTCTGGGGTTAAATCAATCTTGTCCGATTTGCCGGTGATGGAAATATTAAATGGCTTGCGTATGTATCAACAAGATGGCGATAAATACATAAAACAACTTGCACCTGCATTTAAAACTGGTAATTCTGCACTGCATGCAATTGATGAGGACTTTGAATATATCCGGGAATTTATTCCCCTATTTCAAAAAGAGCTGGTTGCACGTCAAGGATTAGTGGCTTCTGATTTTTTTGAAAAAAATGTTTTTAAAACTGATTTGCTTCCACTTTTGCGTCCGGATATTGCAGTTCTTTTACAGGACAATTTATTTAACACAAAAATTGACACCCTGGTTTCGTCAATTTCAACAGATATTCCAAAAGAGTGGTTGACGGAAATGATTCAATTGCTTGAGCTTCCTCAGCAGATACAAGAATGGAGGTCAAAAATATGGGAACTGATAGGTAAAAATATATTTCACCAGGTAAGCAGTTTTGTGGATTTAGCAGGAGCTTTAACAACGTTGGCTTCAAATATTTCAAAAACAGAACTTCCGGCAAACTTAGGCCAAAGCAGATCTAACAGGCTAATCAATCAGGTAAATACGCTTTTGCGTGGTGCAGCTGATGATTCGATGCGGCAGTTTTTGTATTCCGTTGTTGAGTATGTTTCGCGTCTTCCTCAAAATAGTGTTCAATTGCCAATTGATACAATGCGCGTTTTGCATGATATAGAACGTATCATCAAAATTGATGAGCAGCTTTTAAGCCAGAAAGAACAGTCAAAATTACGGTTTTATATATTACAGATGGCCCGCCTCGCAGGTGAAAACGGTTAA
- a CDS encoding response regulator transcription factor, which translates to MTKNKIRCLIIDDEPLAVKVIKSYIDKVDVLELISTCSNALEAFNKLSSLKIDLIFLDIKMPKITGMDLMKLLSNPPKIILTTAYRDYAVESYEHDVIDYLLKPISFERFLKAIGKITNNQLSGNSSIIKEENKQEFIFVKSNKKQIKVALNNIYYVEGLKEYLQIVTSTDKIVSYLSLLYMMEKLPDDRFIRVHRSYIISIEKIKSYTASEITLPGKTIPIGNHYKHATLNLLENIATIIY; encoded by the coding sequence ATGACTAAAAATAAAATTAGATGTTTGATAATTGATGATGAGCCGTTGGCGGTAAAAGTTATAAAATCTTACATCGATAAAGTGGATGTATTAGAACTTATTTCAACATGTTCAAATGCGTTAGAAGCTTTTAACAAATTGAGTTCTTTAAAAATTGATTTAATTTTTCTTGATATAAAGATGCCTAAAATCACTGGAATGGATTTAATGAAATTATTAAGTAATCCACCAAAAATAATATTAACTACGGCTTATCGAGATTATGCTGTTGAAAGTTATGAACATGATGTTATTGATTATTTACTAAAACCTATATCTTTTGAACGATTTCTAAAGGCAATTGGGAAAATCACTAATAATCAATTATCGGGAAACAGCTCAATTATTAAAGAAGAAAACAAACAAGAATTTATCTTTGTAAAATCAAATAAAAAACAGATCAAAGTTGCTTTGAACAATATTTATTATGTTGAAGGGCTTAAAGAGTATTTGCAAATAGTTACTTCAACAGACAAAATTGTCAGCTACCTCTCACTTTTATACATGATGGAAAAATTACCAGATGACAGATTTATAAGAGTACACCGCTCATATATTATTTCTATTGAAAAAATTAAATCTTATACTGCTAGTGAAATAACTTTACCGGGCAAAACCATACCAATAGGCAATCATTATAAACACGCAACTTTGAATTTATTGGAAAACATTGCTACAATTATTTATTGA